In Mycolicibacterium nivoides, the DNA window CGGCGCGGGACATATATGCCGCTGTAGATCTGCCGATAGCGGGCGCGCAACTGGCCTTTGGTCAGATGGCCCGCTGCGACAGCCTCCGCGCCGATGAAGGGAATCCGCATGTGTACTTGGACGCAGCGGACTCCGGTATGGCTCCCGGCGACGTCGAAAGTGACGCAGAGGTCGTCAGCAGCGCCGCCGAGCGACCCCTGCGTCGCACTCGGCGCGAGCTAGCGCCGGCGCGAATGCAGGTAGTCGCCGACCACTGCGGCACCAAGGCCGTCGAGATCGGGCACGACCACGCGCCCCTGCACGCGCCGGGCCACCTGATCGATGAAACGGGCGAGGCCGGGATCAGAGCCCAGGCGGAAGATGGTCACCTGCGCGCCGAGGCGGGCCACCTCGTCGAAACCACGCACGGTGTGGGCGATGGTGCGCGGGTGTGGCGGGTAGTCGAAGAAGACCGACGACCCTTCGCCGTCACCGAAATCCTCCAGGTGCGCGGTGGGTTCACCATCGGTCACCACGAGCACGACCGGCTGGGCATTGGGATGACGACGCAGATGCCGGGTCGCCAGCGCCAGCGCATGGTGCAGGTTGGTGCCCTGCTCGTACACGCCCTCCAGCCCCGTCAGCTCACCCGCGGTCACGGTGCGGGCATACCGGCCAAACGCGATGATCTGCAACTCATCTGACCGGAACCGGGTGCTCACCAGATGGTTGAGCGCGAGTGCGGTGCGCTTCATCGGCAGCCAGCGGTTCTCCATCACCATCGAGAACGAGGTGTCCACCAGCAGCGCCACGCAGGCCTGGGTGCGGGTCTCCGTCTCGGAGATCTCCACATCCTCGACCGCGAACCGGATGGGGCGCTCGACGGTTCCGGTACCGGCCTGGCGCAGCACGGCATTGGTCACCGTGCGGGTGACGTTCCACGGCTCGGTGTCGCCGAACTCCCAGGGTCGCGTGGCCCCGGTCAGCTCCCCGGCCGCTCCGGCCCGGCGGGTGTCGCGTTCGCCGTGCCGGCCCGAAAGTCGCTGTGCCACATCACGCAACGCGGTCTGTCCGAGCTGACGCATGGCCTTGGGCGACAGCCGCCACTGTCCGTCGGAGCCGCGGTCGATGAAACCCTGGTTCACCAGGGCCTTTTCCAGCTCGGACAAGGTCCGGGCGTCGATCGCGGCGTCCTCACCGAGCTGACGGGCCAGCGCCTCGAGGTCGACGTCATCCATCGACGCCCCGGCGTAGCTCTGGGACAGCGCGTCGGCCAGCTGCTCGAGTTCGGCGATGTCGGACAGCGCCTGGGCGCCCTCCCCCATGCCCAGCGGATCGCCACCGGAGAAGCGCTCCGAGCCGGTCCAATCCTCACCGGGCCGGGCGGCCTGCAGGTGTGAGTCGAGCCGGTCCAGCGCGTTCATCAATGACGGCGAACCGAAAGCCTGCTGCGCCAGGGCATCCAGCTCGGCACGCTGTTCGGCCGACAGGCTGTTGCGGAACCGCTGCGCGGCGGCAGCCCGCTTTGCCAGCGAGTCCAGCAGCTCATCGATGTTCTGCGGGCCCTCCGGGAAGAACTCGCCGTGCTTGTCCATGAACTGCTGGAAGTCCTGCGGGGTGTCCTCCCCGCGGGAGTGCTTGTCCAGCAGGTCGTTCAGGTCGTCGAGCATGTCGTTGACGCGCTGCCGGTCCTCGTCGGTGGCGTTCTCCAACGCCTCCTTCATGCCCGCGAAACGCTGGTCCAGCATCTCGCGGCCCAGCAGATCCTTGATCTGCTGGTACTTCTGCCGGGCTTCGGGGCTGCGCCAGTCATAGTCGGCGAGCTCCTGAACGGCCTTGGCCGGCGACGGCGAGAGCGCCTCCATCTGCAGTTCGCCGAACCGCGCATTGTCGTCGAGGGCGCGGGCCAGCTCCTTGCGTTCGGCCAGCACGGCCTCGTCGAGCAGCTTTTTGATCTCCTGCAGCGTGCCGTCAAGGTTGTGTCGCTGCAGCAACTCCCGGCGCTTCCGGTTGGCCTCGGCGGCCAGCCGATCGGTGCCGCGCATGCCCTCGGTACCGCGACGCATCAGCTCGGAGAGCGCTCGGCGCGGCGAGCTGCCCTCCATCACGTTCTGACCGATCTGTTCGAGGGCGTCGCGCAGATCGATCGGCGGTGCCAGCGGGTCGGGGCCACCGCTGTATCGCGAATACCGCGAGGTGTGCCCGTGTCCCCGGCCGGGATCAGCCATAGACCGTCTCTCCCTCCCCCGTCACCTTGTCCACACGCTTGGCCAGATAGAGGGCCTCCAAAGCCAATTCGACCGCCGCGGCCCGCTGGCCGACCGACACCGCACCCAGCCGGGAGGCGATCGCGTCGATGGCGGGCAGATCGGGCAGGGCAGCCAGGACATCCTTGGCCGACACCCGCTCACCGGTGGTCACCGGAGAACCCTCCTCGACCGCGGTCACCAGCGGGGCGACGTCGATGCCGCCCAGCAGCCGCTGAGCGGTGTCGGCGGTGGCGCGGCGCAGCAGGTGCTCCAGCACCGCCTGCTCGCGTC includes these proteins:
- a CDS encoding vWA domain-containing protein, coding for MADPGRGHGHTSRYSRYSGGPDPLAPPIDLRDALEQIGQNVMEGSSPRRALSELMRRGTEGMRGTDRLAAEANRKRRELLQRHNLDGTLQEIKKLLDEAVLAERKELARALDDNARFGELQMEALSPSPAKAVQELADYDWRSPEARQKYQQIKDLLGREMLDQRFAGMKEALENATDEDRQRVNDMLDDLNDLLDKHSRGEDTPQDFQQFMDKHGEFFPEGPQNIDELLDSLAKRAAAAQRFRNSLSAEQRAELDALAQQAFGSPSLMNALDRLDSHLQAARPGEDWTGSERFSGGDPLGMGEGAQALSDIAELEQLADALSQSYAGASMDDVDLEALARQLGEDAAIDARTLSELEKALVNQGFIDRGSDGQWRLSPKAMRQLGQTALRDVAQRLSGRHGERDTRRAGAAGELTGATRPWEFGDTEPWNVTRTVTNAVLRQAGTGTVERPIRFAVEDVEISETETRTQACVALLVDTSFSMVMENRWLPMKRTALALNHLVSTRFRSDELQIIAFGRYARTVTAGELTGLEGVYEQGTNLHHALALATRHLRRHPNAQPVVLVVTDGEPTAHLEDFGDGEGSSVFFDYPPHPRTIAHTVRGFDEVARLGAQVTIFRLGSDPGLARFIDQVARRVQGRVVVPDLDGLGAAVVGDYLHSRRR